The Haloferax volcanii DS2 DNA segment GACGGGCGTCACCAGGGCGTCGAACGAGAACTCGACCGCCGAGTCCGGCGGCGGTACAGACGCCGGCGGCGGTTCGGGCGGCGGCGGTTCGACCACCTATACTATCCAGATGGTGACAGAAGATGGGGAGTACTATTTCGACCCCGTCGGACTGCACGTCGACCCCGGCGACACCGTCGAGTGGGTCCTCGAAAGCGGCGACCACTCCGCGACGGCCTACGCCGAGTCGAATCAGGCCGAACAGCGCATCCCGGCGGACGCGTCCGGTTTCGACAGCGGCCTCTTGGAGGAGACCGGCGCGAGCTTCTCGTACACCTTCGAAGCCGAGGGCACCTACGACTACTTTTGTAGCCCGCACAAGCAGCTCGGGATGGTCGGTCGGGTCGTCTGCGGCGACCCCGGCGGGCCGGCCGAGGAGGGAGCGATTCCGAACGAGCCGGGGTCCGGTCTCATGCCCGGGTCGGGAGACATCGTCGAGGCGGGGTCGCTGTCGTATCCCTACGTCCCGAGCGGCGGGTCCTCGGGGTCGCTCCCGTGGCAGTTCTGGGCCGCGGCGGGCGGGCTCGGGACCGCCGTCGTCGCGATGGTCTCCAAGTACGACCGGGCGTCGGGCCGTTACAGCGAGTAAGCCGGGTCGCCCGCGGTTCGGATTCAGGTCAGGCCGCGGTCGGTCGCCCGACCGTCTCGCGGACGAACTTCCCGAGCAGGCCGAGCGTCGCCGCTCCCATCGCCGCGGCGAAGACGACGACGAAGACGGAAAGCGGGTCGCCGAGGTCGGAAAGCGCCCGCGAGCGGACGAAGTTCGCGGCGAGAACCGTCGTGACCGCGAACAGGACGACGCCGCCGAGGTTCGCCGGCGTCGAGTTCGGCTCCGAGACCGCGTCGCCGTTGAGTAAGACGAGCACGACGGCGATGGCGAACGGCGTGCCGACGAGGCCGAACGCCAGCACCAACACGAGAAGCGGGAAAAAGGCCCCGCCGAGGAACGCGCCGACGCCGGAGAACAGCGCCACGCCGGCGAGGAGCGCGCGGTAGCGGCCGTCCGAGAGGTCCGTCCCCCAGCCGAGTTTGTCGGCGACGAGGAACGGCGGGACGACGGTGTTGCCGCCGAGCGTGGAGACGGCCGCGCCCAAGAGGCCGAGCAGGAACAGCCACTTGGCGTTCGCGCCCGCAATCGGGCCGAGCGCCTGCGCGGCCGCCACCGCCGTGAGGTCGCCCGCGGCCACCTCGGGGCTGTGGAGGACGCTCGCGGCGACGAGGAAGATGGCGAGGCTGTAAACGCCGAAGGCGACGAGCATCGACGCGCCCACGTCGAACGTCGCCAGCCCGTAGTCGCGGGTCGTCCAGCCGCGGGCGCGCATCGTGTACGAGTGCATCGTGATGAGCGTGATGTGGACCGCGCCGCCGAGGATGCCGGCGGCGACGAGCGCGCCGTCGACGCCGGACGGGATGCGCGGGACGAGCCCGCCGGCCGCGGCCGCCGGGTCGATGGGAACCAACACCAGCGACGCGAGAAACGCGACGACGACGGCCGCCACGAGTCCCTTCGCGAGGAGTTCGACGAAGCGGTAGCCGCGCCCGGCGAGGCCGGCGGCGAGGACGACCGCCCACACGACGCCCCAGACGCGGGCGTCGACGCCGGTTATCGTCGCGCTCACGTTCGCGAGGCCCTGCATGATGACCAACTGGGCCAGCCCCGCGGCCAGCACCGCGTCGGCGACGAGCGCCCACGCCCAGCCGTCGCCCAACTCGCGTTCCACGACCGAGACGATGCCGTCCTCCGTGAGCAGGCCGAGCCGCATCGAGAGATACTGCGCCGACGCCCCGAGCACCGCCGAGAGCACGACGACCCACAGCATCGCGTAGCCGAACGTCGCGCCCGCGGTGAGCACGGTCGCCATCGTCGCCGGCCCCGCCGCCACGGCGCCGGCGACCCACGACGGCCCCATCTCCGAGAGATATCCCCGCCAATTGCCGCCCGTTACCGCCGATACGTCGAGTCTTGGTTCGTTCATGCCGTCGTGGTCTCGGCGGTCGTCACAAAAGTGTTGCTACTGGGTGTTACAACCGAGTAATTCCCCGCGTCGCGGGAGGTGGCACGCGACGTTTTATCCGACGTTCGCGACAACCATAGGTAATGAACGATGGTGTCGGCACAATGAGACTCCTCGTCGCCGCTGACTCGGGCGTCGCGGCGGCGGTCACCGAGGCCGTCCGTCGGCGGCTACCACGGGTCGACATCGAGGAGGTTCGAACCGCGGCTGCGGGGCTGACACTGCTCGACGACGCCGATGCCGACGCCGGTTTCGACTGCGTCGTCTCGGCGGACGACGTGGGAGCGACCGACGCGCTCGAGTTCCTCGCCGCGGTTCGGAAGCGAGACGCCGCGCTGCCGTTTCTCGTCGTCGCCGGCGGGGACTGCGAGGTGACGGCGAGCGACGCCCTCGACGCCGGCGTCACCGACTACGTCCGGGTCCGAGGGCCGGAGAGGTACGACGAGGTGGCCGCCCGAGTCGAGCGGACGGTCGCGGCGTCCGGCCGGCGACCGGTCGACCCGTCGCTCGTCTACGAACGCGTCTTCGAACAGATACTCGAGGGGGCGTGCCTGTACGACCGCGATGGGCGGTTCATACTCGTGAGCGACTTGCTCGCCGGACTCTACGGGGCGACGCCCGCCGAACTCGAAGGCGAGCGGAGCCGCCTCGTCGAGACGATTCGCGAGGAACGCCCGGGCGACCCGTATCAGCGACTCTTGGACGGCGAGACAGACTCCCTCGAAGGGGAGACCGAACTCGTCACGCCGGACGGCGAATCGCGGATACTGAGCTATCGCTTCGCGCCGCTTCGGATGGCCGGTGAGGTCGTCGGCGTCATCGGCGTATCGAGGGACGTCACCGAACGACAGGAGCGAGAGCAGAAACTGAAGCGCGCCCGCGAGGAGTACCAGGAGCTCATCGACGGGATGAACGACACCGTCTGGGTCATCGACATCGACAGCCACATCCTCGCGGTGAACGAGACCGCGGTGGAGCTGCTGGGCTACTCGCGGGACGAACTCCTCTCGATGACGGTCCACGACATCGACGCGGGACTCAGCGACGACGAGGCGTCGGCACTCGTTACCCAGATGCCGACCGACGGGACGCAGGTGTTCGAAACGGTCCACCGGGCGAAAGACGGTCGAGAGATACCCGTCGAAATCAGTTCGAGCCTCGTGACCTACCGGGGGGAGACGGTCGTGTTGAGCGTCGCCCGGGACATCACGACGCGGAAGCGCTACGAAGCGGAGCTCCGCGAACAGAATCGCCTCCTCGAAACGCAGCGCGACGAGCTCGGGGTCCTGAATCAGGTCGTCCGCCACGACGTTCGCAACGACCTGCAGTTAGTGACCGCCTACGCGGAACTGCTCGCTGAGTACGTCGACGACGGCGACGCGCGGGAGTACGTCGAAATCGTCCGGAGGCGCGCGAACCACGCGGTCGAACTGACGAAGACGGCCCGCGACATGGCCGAGATGATGAGCACCCGAGGGGTCGAGACCAAGCCGGTTCCCCTCCGGGAGGTGCTGGACGCGGAGATCGCGTCGGTCCGCGACATGGCACCGGACGCGAACGTGGCGGTCGACGGCGAGGTGCCCCCGGTCACGGTGCTCGCCGACGACATGCTCGGCTCCGTCTTCCGAAATCTCCTGATGAACGCCATCCAGCACACCGACGAAGACGAGCCGACTGTCGACGTGTCCGTCACGCACGCCGAGCGCGAAGACCGCGTCGTCGTCCGCGTCGCCGACGACGGCCGCGGCGTCCCGGACGAGCGGAAAGACGCCATCTTCGCCAAGGACGAAAAGGGGCTGGAGAGTCGGGGGACCGGACTCGGACTGTACCTCGTGCAGTCGCTCGTCGAGAAGTACGGCGGCGACGTGTGGGTCGAGGACAACGACCCCAGCGGCTCCGTCTTCGCGGTCGAACTCCGACTCGTCGACGGCGGTCAGTCCGACTCGGACCAGTCGTCCCCGACGCGGTCGTAACCCATCATCTGGCTCCCCTCGTGTTCGGTGAAGACGACCTTCTGGTTCGACTCCGGCACGCCGAACCGCTCGGTGACGGCCTCGATGACCGCGAGGGCGAGGTCGCGCTTCCGGTCCGCCGTCCGGCCCGCCCGGATGTCGGCCTGCAAGACGACGGTCTTGTCTCCGGTCGCCCGGCCGAGGTGAATCGCCCGGGCCTCGCGGACGCTGACGGCGGCGTAGTCGGTGTCGGCGTCCATCCGTTCGGCGTACAACTCGGCCATCTCGGTCGCGAACTGGTCCGCCTCGCGCGCCGTGACCTCGAAGTCGAGGTCGAATTGGAGATGCGGCATCTGCGTGTGCGTCCGATACGCCCGCGGCGCAAAAGAACCCCCGTGAGAGGCGTCGAGACGTGCGGCGAGTCGCGGCTTACAGGTCCGCCACGTCTTCGATGGCGTCGGTCAGCGCCTTGATGGACTCCACGTCGTGTTCGCCCATGTGGCCGATGCGGAACGTCTTCTCCCCGAGCGCGGAGCCGTAACCGTTCGAGAACGCCATGTCGTACTCCTCGTTGACCTCCTCGATAGTGGCGGCGACGTCGATGCCCTGCGTGTTCTCGATGCAGGCGACGGTCTGGGACTCGTAGCCCTCCTCGGGGAACATGTCGAAGTGCTCGTAGGCCCACTCGCGGGTGTACTCGGCCATCTCGCGGTGGCGCTTGTCGCGGCCCTCGTGGCCCTCTTCGAGCATGTGTTTCATCTGCTTGCGGTACGCGAGCATGATGGGAATCGCGGGCGTCGAGTGGGTCTGGCCCTTGCGGTCGTAGTAGTCGAGGGCGCGCTGGAAACCGCCGTACCACGACGCGGAGTCCTTCGACAGTTCGCGCTCGTAGGCCTCGTCGCTGACGGTGCAGATGGCCAGCCCCGGGGGCATGGCGAACGCCTTCTGCGACGAGGCGAAGATGACGTCGATGTTGTGCTCGTCGATGTCGACGTAGTCGCCGCCGAGGGCTGACACCGCGTCGACGACCAAGTAGGTGTCGGGGTACTCGGCGACCACGTCACCGATTTCCTCGATGGGGTTGCGGACGCCGGTCGAACTCTCGTTCATCACGGTGGCGACCACGTCGTACTGCTTGTCGCTGGATTCCAGCGCCTCGCGGATGTCCTCGGGCTTGATGGCCTGCCCCCACTCGTACTCGATGCGGTCGACGTTCTTGCCGAGGCGCTCCGCGACGTTGGCGTGGCGCTCGCTGAAGCTCCCGCAGGTCGGCACGAGGATGTTCTCGTCGACGAGGTTGAGCGTCGAGGACTCCCAGATTTCGGTGCCCGACCCCGTGAGAATCATCACGTCGTTGTCCGTGCCGAGGAACTCCTTCGTGTCCTCGACGATGGTCGTATAGAGGTCGGTCATGCGGTCCATGCGGTGGCCGAACATCGGCTGGCACATCTCCGCGATGACGTCCTCGCGCACCTCGGTCGGACCGGGGATGTACAGCGTCTTGTCCTGATAGTCGTCCGTGTATTCGCGTTTTTCCGTCACGTCATCCACCTGAATACGGGTCACTGCGTCGTGGGCGATGATGGTACTTGTGATTGCGACACTCGTCGCAGTTGCTCAGGCAGTGTTAACACGGGACAATACGGGCCGGCAGACGACGGATGGACGGGTGGAGAACCCCCGCGGAGCGCGGCGGGTCCGCGCTCAGTCGTCGGCTTCGGCCGACTCGGCCCGCGGGACCGTCACGTCGGTCAGGCCGGCTTCTATCTGCTCGCGCCGACCTTCGAACTCGCCGGGGAGGACGAGGCGGCCGCCGAGGTCGTCGAGGGGTTCGTCGGCGGTGTAGCCCGGGTCGCTCGTGGCGAGTTCGAACAGGACGCCGCCGAACTCGCGGAAGTAGACCGACCGGAACCAGTGGCGGTTGATTTGGGCGGTCGGGCGCAGGCCCTTCGACTGGACGGCCTTGCGCATCGCCTCTTGGTCCTCGTCGGTCGGCGTCTGGAAGGCGACGTGGTGGACCGTGCCGAGGCCCTGTCGGCCGCTCTCGATGGTCGGCAGCACGTCCACGTACTTCCCGACGCTCCCGGTCGCGGCGAACCGCGTCCGCTCGTCGCCGGGGGTGTCGCCCTGCGCCTCCTCGGTGCCGACGCGCTCGAAGCCCATCGTTTCGAGGAGGTCTTCGGTGGGCTGGGGGTCGGCCAGCCAGAGCGTCACGGAGTGGAAGCCGCGAATCGCAACGTCTTCTGGGACGAACTCGGTCCACGGGACGGTCGGGTCGTCGTCGGGAACCTCGACTTCGACCAGTTCGACCGGGAGACCGTCGGGGTCGCTGAAGGGGAGGACCGTTTCACCGAATCGCTCGACTCGGTCGTCGTAGTCGACGCCGTACTCGTCGAATCGGTCCTCCCAGTAGTCGAGGCTCCCCTCGGGCACGCGGAACGCGGTCCGAGAGACCTGCCCGGTGCCGACCTTCCCGCGCGAGAGGTTCTCCCACGGGAAGAACGTCATGCTCGTGCCGGGCGTTCCCGCCGCGTCCGTGAAGAAGAAGTGGTACGTGCTGGGGTCGTCCTGATTGATGGAGCGCTTGGCGAGGCGGAGTCCGAGCGTCTCGACCCAGAAGTCGAGGTTCTCCTGCGGGTCGCCCGCGATGCAGGTGACGTGGTGGATGCCGGGTGTCGGCGTGGGTTCTGCCATAGGCGGTCCTACGGGCCGCAAGGACTTGAGTATCCGCTGACGCGAGTGTTACCGGGTCGCGGCGGCGTCATCGCCGCTCGCACGGACCCGGCAGTCGAATCGGTGAG contains these protein-coding regions:
- a CDS encoding plastocyanin/azurin family copper-binding protein — translated: MNRRTFMKNIAGGVAVLGASTGVTRASNENSTAESGGGTDAGGGSGGGGSTTYTIQMVTEDGEYYFDPVGLHVDPGDTVEWVLESGDHSATAYAESNQAEQRIPADASGFDSGLLEETGASFSYTFEAEGTYDYFCSPHKQLGMVGRVVCGDPGGPAEEGAIPNEPGSGLMPGSGDIVEAGSLSYPYVPSGGSSGSLPWQFWAAAGGLGTAVVAMVSKYDRASGRYSE
- a CDS encoding NRAMP family divalent metal transporter, producing the protein MNEPRLDVSAVTGGNWRGYLSEMGPSWVAGAVAAGPATMATVLTAGATFGYAMLWVVVLSAVLGASAQYLSMRLGLLTEDGIVSVVERELGDGWAWALVADAVLAAGLAQLVIMQGLANVSATITGVDARVWGVVWAVVLAAGLAGRGYRFVELLAKGLVAAVVVAFLASLVLVPIDPAAAAGGLVPRIPSGVDGALVAAGILGGAVHITLITMHSYTMRARGWTTRDYGLATFDVGASMLVAFGVYSLAIFLVAASVLHSPEVAAGDLTAVAAAQALGPIAGANAKWLFLLGLLGAAVSTLGGNTVVPPFLVADKLGWGTDLSDGRYRALLAGVALFSGVGAFLGGAFFPLLVLVLAFGLVGTPFAIAVVLVLLNGDAVSEPNSTPANLGGVVLFAVTTVLAANFVRSRALSDLGDPLSVFVVVFAAAMGAATLGLLGKFVRETVGRPTAA
- a CDS encoding PAS domain S-box protein; the protein is MRLLVAADSGVAAAVTEAVRRRLPRVDIEEVRTAAAGLTLLDDADADAGFDCVVSADDVGATDALEFLAAVRKRDAALPFLVVAGGDCEVTASDALDAGVTDYVRVRGPERYDEVAARVERTVAASGRRPVDPSLVYERVFEQILEGACLYDRDGRFILVSDLLAGLYGATPAELEGERSRLVETIREERPGDPYQRLLDGETDSLEGETELVTPDGESRILSYRFAPLRMAGEVVGVIGVSRDVTERQEREQKLKRAREEYQELIDGMNDTVWVIDIDSHILAVNETAVELLGYSRDELLSMTVHDIDAGLSDDEASALVTQMPTDGTQVFETVHRAKDGREIPVEISSSLVTYRGETVVLSVARDITTRKRYEAELREQNRLLETQRDELGVLNQVVRHDVRNDLQLVTAYAELLAEYVDDGDAREYVEIVRRRANHAVELTKTARDMAEMMSTRGVETKPVPLREVLDAEIASVRDMAPDANVAVDGEVPPVTVLADDMLGSVFRNLLMNAIQHTDEDEPTVDVSVTHAEREDRVVVRVADDGRGVPDERKDAIFAKDEKGLESRGTGLGLYLVQSLVEKYGGDVWVEDNDPSGSVFAVELRLVDGGQSDSDQSSPTRS
- a CDS encoding tautomerase family protein, with the protein product MPHLQFDLDFEVTAREADQFATEMAELYAERMDADTDYAAVSVREARAIHLGRATGDKTVVLQADIRAGRTADRKRDLALAVIEAVTERFGVPESNQKVVFTEHEGSQMMGYDRVGDDWSESD
- a CDS encoding pyridoxal-phosphate-dependent aminotransferase family protein, giving the protein MTEKREYTDDYQDKTLYIPGPTEVREDVIAEMCQPMFGHRMDRMTDLYTTIVEDTKEFLGTDNDVMILTGSGTEIWESSTLNLVDENILVPTCGSFSERHANVAERLGKNVDRIEYEWGQAIKPEDIREALESSDKQYDVVATVMNESSTGVRNPIEEIGDVVAEYPDTYLVVDAVSALGGDYVDIDEHNIDVIFASSQKAFAMPPGLAICTVSDEAYERELSKDSASWYGGFQRALDYYDRKGQTHSTPAIPIMLAYRKQMKHMLEEGHEGRDKRHREMAEYTREWAYEHFDMFPEEGYESQTVACIENTQGIDVAATIEEVNEEYDMAFSNGYGSALGEKTFRIGHMGEHDVESIKALTDAIEDVADL
- a CDS encoding ring-cleaving dioxygenase, encoding MAEPTPTPGIHHVTCIAGDPQENLDFWVETLGLRLAKRSINQDDPSTYHFFFTDAAGTPGTSMTFFPWENLSRGKVGTGQVSRTAFRVPEGSLDYWEDRFDEYGVDYDDRVERFGETVLPFSDPDGLPVELVEVEVPDDDPTVPWTEFVPEDVAIRGFHSVTLWLADPQPTEDLLETMGFERVGTEEAQGDTPGDERTRFAATGSVGKYVDVLPTIESGRQGLGTVHHVAFQTPTDEDQEAMRKAVQSKGLRPTAQINRHWFRSVYFREFGGVLFELATSDPGYTADEPLDDLGGRLVLPGEFEGRREQIEAGLTDVTVPRAESAEADD